From bacterium, the proteins below share one genomic window:
- a CDS encoding insulinase family protein — protein MKSTTASVFCVFLACLAAAAAAELAPTDPETAPEAGYLETVLPNGMRVALAERREVPMVSATAIIGAGSALESEDFSGASHLLEHLLFNGTTTMNQEELYAAVDRIGGYSNAHTDEDHTYFTMLVPTAHAAQGLEIQAAMLFDSTIPQDKYGKERKIVLEEIAKDRSRPDHEVDLTIRERTSPKTAYARPVIGTYDSLAGIERDRVWEYYERRYVPENTLLFVAGDFAAGEMLKLVERIYDPAAAGAPRPPLPPIPDPFAGPGDGTVTRVGKEAASAVISVTLPAPGPCEAGGLDASIMASILSSEAGPLRRAVPGDEATRISATYVPRPVGSALSIRADLLPGTDSGAVARKLLEALDATGRRGLNQPGFGPVEVMRASAAARSGELLMGQRLHYLGMMVADTLGACTGSLAPLLRPDQRPEPPPEEVAATAALLFDDLARRARVVVVDPGARETTIEPIGEIVAAARAESPPPAGLTAADLDRTLDNGMRVLASREAGTQVTGFHLLVRDRSAREPEGQDGIADLLHRLLPRGTRLSDRAQLEARLERLGAELKTADSDFIPYDDYYTSPSHSFVRLEVQSGNWLPALDLLAELVRLPALGQGEFETLHAARLVRAEKQASSPTEVGRTAYRAALLGADHPLARPLVGSPASLGRLTHEDLVEFADAYLGARALVLSVVGPHEPEDVFGAVAERFASAAPGPESPTVTSWPLTGTPGPAVEVALGADQAKIYLGFIDEVAAADRPGLTLLAAIASDRLAMTLREELGLAYRLGASVAFSAEPALAWLTLEMGTRPENRDQALAGLRSQMDGLRTRMVDDEDIERIRAVLRSRALMRRMTAVNRARYLGLRAFTGVEAREDLDALEALDQVSRDQLERLAREWLDPARHRAVIVH, from the coding sequence CAACCGATCCCGAAACCGCTCCCGAAGCGGGATACCTTGAGACGGTGCTCCCGAACGGCATGCGGGTGGCTCTCGCCGAGCGCCGGGAAGTCCCGATGGTCAGCGCCACAGCCATTATCGGAGCCGGTTCCGCTCTCGAGTCGGAAGATTTCTCCGGTGCCTCCCACCTGCTCGAGCATCTGCTCTTCAACGGGACGACGACGATGAATCAGGAGGAGCTGTACGCCGCGGTGGACCGCATCGGCGGCTACAGCAACGCCCACACCGACGAGGATCACACCTATTTCACGATGCTGGTACCCACGGCCCATGCGGCCCAGGGTCTCGAGATTCAAGCGGCGATGCTCTTCGATTCAACGATCCCGCAGGACAAATACGGCAAGGAGCGCAAGATAGTCCTCGAGGAGATCGCCAAGGATCGCTCGCGGCCGGACCACGAGGTCGACCTGACGATTCGTGAGCGGACCTCTCCGAAAACGGCCTACGCTCGTCCGGTCATCGGCACCTACGACTCGCTGGCCGGTATCGAGCGCGACCGGGTGTGGGAGTACTACGAGCGACGGTACGTTCCCGAGAACACTCTTCTCTTCGTAGCCGGTGACTTCGCCGCCGGAGAGATGCTGAAGCTGGTGGAGAGGATCTACGACCCGGCCGCGGCCGGAGCTCCCCGGCCGCCCTTGCCTCCGATACCCGACCCGTTCGCGGGTCCCGGAGATGGCACTGTGACCCGAGTCGGCAAGGAGGCGGCCTCGGCCGTGATCAGCGTCACTCTGCCGGCCCCCGGTCCGTGCGAGGCCGGCGGCCTGGATGCAAGCATCATGGCCTCGATTCTCTCGAGTGAGGCCGGTCCCCTCCGGCGAGCCGTTCCCGGCGACGAGGCGACGCGGATCTCCGCCACCTACGTCCCGCGACCGGTGGGCAGCGCCCTTTCGATTCGAGCCGATTTGCTGCCCGGCACCGATTCGGGCGCCGTGGCGCGGAAGCTCCTCGAGGCTCTCGACGCCACCGGCCGTCGCGGTTTGAACCAGCCGGGTTTTGGTCCGGTCGAGGTGATGCGGGCGAGCGCCGCCGCGCGCTCCGGAGAGCTCCTCATGGGCCAGCGGCTGCACTATCTCGGCATGATGGTGGCGGACACTCTGGGCGCCTGCACCGGCTCGCTCGCGCCGCTCCTCAGACCCGACCAGCGGCCCGAGCCGCCCCCCGAAGAGGTGGCGGCCACCGCGGCACTGCTGTTTGATGATTTGGCGCGCCGGGCCCGAGTCGTGGTTGTCGACCCGGGCGCCCGGGAGACGACGATCGAGCCCATTGGGGAGATCGTCGCCGCGGCGAGGGCCGAATCGCCGCCGCCTGCAGGTCTCACGGCCGCGGATCTCGACCGAACTCTCGACAATGGCATGAGAGTGCTGGCGTCCAGGGAGGCGGGGACCCAGGTCACCGGTTTCCACCTCCTGGTTCGAGACCGGTCCGCGCGGGAGCCCGAAGGCCAAGATGGGATTGCCGATCTTCTGCACCGGCTGTTGCCGCGTGGCACTCGGCTCTCTGACCGTGCCCAGCTCGAAGCGCGGCTCGAGAGACTTGGAGCCGAGCTCAAGACCGCCGACTCCGACTTCATCCCCTACGATGACTACTACACGAGCCCCAGCCACTCGTTTGTTCGTCTCGAGGTCCAGAGTGGCAACTGGCTGCCGGCGCTCGATCTGCTGGCCGAGCTGGTGCGTTTGCCGGCGCTCGGCCAGGGAGAGTTCGAGACCCTGCACGCGGCTCGCCTGGTGCGCGCCGAGAAGCAGGCATCCTCCCCGACCGAGGTCGGCCGCACCGCCTACCGGGCCGCTCTCCTTGGAGCCGATCATCCTCTGGCCAGGCCTCTCGTCGGGTCACCGGCGAGTCTGGGGCGGCTCACCCACGAGGATCTGGTGGAGTTTGCCGACGCCTATCTGGGGGCGCGAGCGCTGGTGCTGAGCGTGGTCGGGCCCCACGAACCGGAGGACGTGTTCGGTGCGGTCGCGGAGAGATTCGCCTCCGCCGCGCCCGGTCCGGAGTCGCCAACGGTCACTTCGTGGCCGTTGACAGGAACGCCGGGACCGGCGGTCGAAGTGGCTCTGGGGGCCGATCAGGCGAAAATCTATCTGGGGTTCATCGACGAGGTGGCTGCCGCCGATCGCCCGGGGCTGACGCTCCTCGCGGCCATCGCGTCGGATCGACTGGCCATGACCCTGAGGGAAGAGCTGGGGTTGGCCTACCGGCTCGGAGCGTCCGTGGCTTTTTCCGCCGAGCCGGCGCTCGCCTGGCTCACCCTCGAGATGGGCACCCGGCCGGAGAACCGCGACCAGGCCCTGGCCGGACTGCGGAGCCAGATGGACGGTCTGCGCACGCGCATGGTTGACGACGAGGACATCGAGCGAATCCGGGCGGTTCTCAGAAGTAGAGCGCTGATGCGGCGGATGACGGCCGTCAACCGCGCCCGCTATCTCGGCCTGCGGGCCTTTACCGGCGTGGAGGCGCGCGAGGACCTGGACGCCCTCGAGGCGCTCGACCAGGTGAGCCGCGACCAACTCGAGCGACTCGCCCGCGAGTGGCTGGATCCCGCCCGCCACCGGGCGGTCATCGTTCATTGA
- a CDS encoding TonB-dependent receptor — protein MNTKRPKLIALTITLLLVLPVTTGLVAAQEGAGAVLEVAVRDRWGAVPGATVQVSDQDYEISERQVSDAAGLATFSALPGGTYRVEAVLDGFVPYLREGVTLVAGERAGVEARLALTRFSSSVTVSTANRREQLLLDVAEPTTLIDEMQILDTGGQSAKDVLGEQAGAGIVVHSGGGRGHVSINGVGNDGVLVLVDGRRYLGRDGIGNFNLEDLDLTNVERVEIVKGAGSALYGTDALGGVINIITKKAEPGTHNRLELTAGSHSDFRLSDSFSQREGRYGLELIGSFRTFDGYDLDSADPQTQGEPSSERVDFQGNGDYQISDDVVGRLFVNYSRRDVKDNFFAGATQLGEEIFDQQLELVRYTLSPEFDFVLSPSSTFNVTLTYGKYDRDETDVYPDRVEVVPPWQEWNTEGKASLSKSWQALSEDQLFQAGLEYRHQKMDRSSLRRPGTDSTEVDRDLNVAWFQQELNLGPKFTFTGGVRYDDDSEYGSETSPKLSAVFAASDTTRLRASYGHGFRAPRFGELFIEIPFFFVGNPDLKPETSDALTVGFTYFGSRVNASIDYFDTELDNSIVFDFGDFTPPFSYKNIPGISTRQGFNTELAIDFPGGFTPSVAYTYLDAEDDDGEDLGGTATDTAFVKLLWQDPGRGLRANLRAEYRGEETPGTSDGSFTPSYTLWNLQASKTLQVSGKKFRVWARADNLFDESDIFRRDAAGNPIPGNLQVWEDGRNYHVGVAIDFESQR, from the coding sequence ATGAACACAAAGAGGCCAAAACTCATCGCATTGACAATTACGCTCCTCCTGGTGCTGCCCGTGACTACGGGGTTGGTAGCTGCCCAGGAAGGGGCCGGTGCGGTTCTGGAGGTGGCGGTGAGAGACCGCTGGGGGGCCGTCCCGGGAGCCACGGTTCAGGTAAGCGATCAGGATTATGAGATCAGCGAACGTCAGGTCAGTGATGCCGCCGGCTTGGCGACCTTCTCCGCACTACCCGGCGGCACCTATCGGGTCGAGGCGGTTCTGGACGGCTTCGTGCCTTACCTCCGGGAGGGAGTTACGTTGGTCGCGGGGGAACGGGCGGGTGTGGAGGCCAGGCTCGCCCTCACCCGATTCTCTTCGTCGGTCACGGTCTCGACCGCCAACCGGCGTGAACAGCTGCTGCTCGACGTGGCCGAGCCCACCACCTTGATCGACGAGATGCAGATTCTCGATACCGGTGGCCAGTCGGCAAAGGACGTTCTCGGAGAGCAGGCCGGCGCCGGCATCGTGGTCCACTCCGGAGGCGGCCGGGGCCACGTTTCGATCAACGGGGTCGGCAACGACGGAGTGCTGGTGCTGGTCGACGGACGACGCTACCTGGGCCGTGACGGCATCGGCAACTTCAATCTCGAAGACCTCGACCTGACCAACGTCGAGCGCGTCGAGATCGTCAAAGGCGCCGGCTCGGCCCTTTACGGCACCGATGCGCTGGGAGGAGTCATCAATATCATCACCAAAAAGGCCGAGCCGGGCACCCACAACCGACTCGAGCTGACGGCGGGCTCCCACAGCGACTTCCGCCTTTCCGACAGTTTCAGTCAGCGCGAAGGTAGATACGGGCTCGAGCTCATCGGTTCGTTCCGGACCTTCGACGGCTACGACCTCGACTCGGCCGACCCGCAGACCCAGGGGGAGCCCAGCAGCGAACGGGTCGACTTCCAGGGGAACGGCGACTACCAGATCTCAGACGACGTCGTCGGCCGCCTCTTTGTCAACTACTCCCGCCGAGACGTCAAGGACAACTTCTTTGCCGGCGCCACGCAGCTCGGGGAAGAGATATTCGACCAGCAGTTAGAGCTGGTGCGCTACACCTTGTCTCCGGAGTTCGACTTCGTGCTCTCCCCTTCGAGCACCTTCAACGTAACGCTGACCTACGGCAAGTACGACCGCGACGAGACCGATGTCTACCCCGACCGCGTCGAGGTGGTGCCGCCGTGGCAGGAGTGGAACACCGAGGGCAAGGCCAGCCTGAGCAAGAGCTGGCAGGCGCTGAGCGAGGACCAGCTGTTTCAGGCGGGCCTCGAGTACCGCCACCAGAAGATGGACCGGTCTTCCCTGCGCAGGCCCGGAACCGACTCGACCGAGGTCGATCGCGATCTCAACGTGGCCTGGTTCCAGCAGGAGCTCAACCTGGGCCCCAAGTTCACCTTCACGGGTGGCGTGCGCTACGACGACGACAGCGAGTACGGCAGCGAGACGAGTCCCAAGCTCAGCGCGGTGTTCGCCGCAAGCGACACGACACGTTTGCGGGCGAGTTACGGGCACGGTTTCCGAGCGCCGCGCTTTGGCGAGCTCTTTATCGAGATCCCCTTCTTCTTCGTCGGCAACCCCGATCTGAAACCCGAGACTTCGGATGCCTTGACCGTGGGCTTCACCTACTTCGGCTCCAGGGTCAACGCCTCGATCGATTATTTCGACACCGAGCTCGACAACTCCATCGTCTTCGACTTCGGAGACTTCACCCCGCCGTTCAGCTACAAGAACATCCCGGGGATCTCCACGCGCCAGGGCTTCAACACCGAGCTGGCGATCGACTTTCCCGGAGGCTTCACGCCCTCTGTCGCCTACACCTACCTCGATGCCGAAGACGACGACGGCGAGGACCTCGGCGGCACCGCCACGGATACGGCGTTTGTCAAACTTCTCTGGCAGGATCCCGGCCGCGGCCTGCGCGCCAACCTGCGCGCCGAGTATCGCGGCGAGGAGACCCCGGGCACCTCCGACGGCAGCTTCACGCCGAGCTACACCCTGTGGAACCTGCAGGCGAGCAAGACCCTTCAGGTGAGCGGCAAGAAGTTCCGCGTGTGGGCGCGGGCCGACAATCTCTTCGACGAGTCCGACATCTTCCGGCGCGACGCCGCCGGCAATCCCATCCCCGGCAATCTCCAGGTCTGGGA